The Paraburkholderia dioscoreae DNA window GCTGCTGCGCGATGATTTCATCACTTTGATGTCGGGCCAGAAGCCGCTGTTCTGAAGCAGTGCTAGCATCGGGCGGATCAAAGCTCAAAGCAAAGGTCACGCATGCAAGAGTCGAACCTGAACACGGCAGGCGAGTTGAAAGACGACGCGCAAACCGCTGCGGATCGCGTGTTTTCAAACGGGGCGCTCAGTATCGGACTCACCTTGCCGATGCTGCGCGCCGGCACCGTCGTGGCCGATTTCGACGAGCAACTGGCGCTCGCACGCCTTGCCGACGAACGCGGCTTTCGCGCACTGTGGATACGCGATGTTCCGTTGAACAGCGCGGATTACCCGGACCCTGTCGGCCATCTCGACCCGTGGGTGTTGCTCGGCGCACTCGCCGTGAATACGCGGCGTATCGCGCTGGCGAGCGGCGCCATCGTGCTCACGCTGCGCCATCCGCTGCATATCGCCAAGGCGGCGGTATCAGTCGGCTCACTCAGCCACGGGCGCTTCATTTTAGGTCTGGGATCGGGCGACCGTCCGCCGGAATATGCCGCATTCGGCCGGGATTCCGACGAGCGCCGCGATCTGTATCGCAGTCACTGGGAAACGGTTGCTGCCGCGCTCGGCGAGCCGCCGCGCGTCATTCCCGATCGCACGCCTGAAGGCGCGCCGACTTTCCGTCTGCTGCCCGAGAGTTCTCATGAGGTGCCGCTGCTCGCGGTGGGATCGGGCGGCCAGAGCGTCGACTGGATTGCGCGTCATTCGCTGGGATGGATGACCTACCACCGCGAACCCGACGCGCAGCGGGCCCGCTACAGCATGTGGCGCGCTGCCGTGGAACGCGCGGCGCCCGAGGCGTTTCGCGCGTTCGGTGTCGCGATGCGGCTCGAACTCAGCAGTGATCCGCATGAGCCGGCCCAGGCCGTTTCACTTGGCTACCGGACCGGCCGGCATGCGTTGATCGACATACTGACGGAGATGCGCGCGGGCGGGACGCATCATGTGACGTTCAATCTGTCATCGGCGCGGCCGGTCGCCGAGGTCGTCAATGAACTGGCTGATGAGGTGTTGCCGCAGTTTCATCGAGAGTAATTTCCTTCACGATCCTGCGGCAGAAAGCATACCGCCCTTGCGCAAGCAAGAACCACCGCCGCTGCACGAACCCGTCAAACCCAGCTCTTTGTCCGCAACGTTTCGATAGCAAGGTCCAGAAATGACCGGACCTTCTGGTTTGCGTGCCGCCCTTCTCGGTGAACGACGTGCACAGGCAACGCGGCCGGTTCATAGTCGGCCAGCACGATCTTCAGCGCGCCCGCTTCGATCTCGCGCGCCACCTGATAGGACAGCAGCCGCGTAACCCCCAGTCCTGCGACGGCTGCCGCGATAGCGGAGTCGTTGGTGGTTGTGATCATGCGTGGTTGAATCGGGACAACGAGCGACTGCCGGTCAGCAGTGAAGCGCCATTCGGGCGCAGGCGAGACACCGCTT harbors:
- a CDS encoding LLM class oxidoreductase; the encoded protein is MQESNLNTAGELKDDAQTAADRVFSNGALSIGLTLPMLRAGTVVADFDEQLALARLADERGFRALWIRDVPLNSADYPDPVGHLDPWVLLGALAVNTRRIALASGAIVLTLRHPLHIAKAAVSVGSLSHGRFILGLGSGDRPPEYAAFGRDSDERRDLYRSHWETVAAALGEPPRVIPDRTPEGAPTFRLLPESSHEVPLLAVGSGGQSVDWIARHSLGWMTYHREPDAQRARYSMWRAAVERAAPEAFRAFGVAMRLELSSDPHEPAQAVSLGYRTGRHALIDILTEMRAGGTHHVTFNLSSARPVAEVVNELADEVLPQFHRE